The Saccharopolyspora gloriosae genome window below encodes:
- a CDS encoding GntR family transcriptional regulator, translating into MPTIDRAEPPYLQVVRHIRDRITSGELKDGDMIPSARQIAREWDVSLATATKALSTLRTSGLVRGVKGVGTVVHTEGQAHQSARDRTVSINRTGKIYPPGHYAKIRSAQLVSATKRAADALGIEEGAPAIRRQRTTYREDHSPISTSVSWFAGDLAALAPLLLTTGRIVQGTTQYVEEQTGRGIVATYVEHAAGTASADDAGELGVPEGSPVLLSRNRFIDGNGAVIEYGESTAQPDHWIFYEYSIEDGE; encoded by the coding sequence GTGCCGACGATCGACCGCGCCGAGCCGCCTTACCTTCAGGTGGTCCGGCACATCCGGGACCGCATCACCAGCGGTGAGCTGAAGGACGGCGACATGATCCCGTCGGCTCGCCAGATCGCGCGGGAGTGGGACGTCAGCCTGGCTACGGCGACGAAGGCTCTGAGCACGCTCCGGACGAGCGGGCTGGTGCGAGGCGTCAAGGGTGTCGGCACCGTCGTGCACACCGAGGGGCAGGCGCATCAGTCCGCGCGTGACCGGACCGTCTCGATCAACCGAACCGGCAAGATCTACCCGCCCGGTCACTACGCCAAGATCCGGTCAGCGCAACTCGTCTCGGCCACGAAGCGGGCCGCTGATGCATTGGGGATCGAGGAAGGCGCGCCGGCCATCCGCCGTCAGCGGACTACCTACCGCGAGGACCACAGCCCGATCTCCACATCGGTTTCGTGGTTCGCGGGTGATCTCGCGGCCCTGGCCCCGTTGCTGCTGACGACCGGCCGCATCGTCCAGGGCACGACGCAGTACGTCGAGGAGCAGACCGGCCGGGGGATCGTCGCGACCTACGTCGAGCACGCCGCAGGCACCGCTTCCGCCGACGACGCGGGAGAACTCGGGGTTCCGGAGGGTTCCCCGGTCCTGCTGAGCCGGAACAGGTTCATCGACGGCAACGGCGCGGTGATCGAGTACGGCGAGTCGACGGCACAGCCGGATCACTGGATTTTCTACGAGTACAGCATCGAAGACGGCGAATAG